The Nostoc sp. KVJ3 genome contains the following window.
ATTTCCTCTCGCTAGCTTGTGGTGGTAGTGCTTGATACCCAGCAAATGCTTGTTCAACACTACCCACTCCCCAGCGCTCCATTCCGCGCATAGCTGCAATGTGCAAGCCAATGGCTCGGAGGTTGTCTTTAACCTTGAGCCACTTGTCGCAACACAGCGCGTAGTTCTTCTTTTTGATTCGGAAGTAAACCGCAACTCCCGAATCGTCTGGCTCCGTAAAATTTGCATAAGGTAGACCATCTCGCCGTAGCTGTACGTTGCTGGAAATAACCACGGCGAATGCACCTAATAATTCAAGCTCGTGAAGCAGTTGATCACGAGCAACTGCAAAGCTAACTTCAAATCGTGCCTCCATGCGTTTGTGTTGCGGGGTTCTG
Protein-coding sequences here:
- a CDS encoding J domain-containing protein, coding for MINNISAYPLTWATIYPRTPQHKRMEARFEVSFAVARDQLLHELELLGAFAVVISSNVQLRRDGLPYANFTEPDDSGVAVYFRIKKKNYALCCDKWLKVKDNLRAIGLHIAAMRGMERWGVGSVEQAFAGYQALPPQASERKWWEVLGVDVRASDDEVKATYRKLARKYHPDGGSSPDSEKMAVINAAYEKAKQAGYKCGNYEY